The following are encoded in a window of Variovorax paradoxus genomic DNA:
- a CDS encoding AAA family ATPase, with the protein MKFKGSDNYVATQDLMLAVNAAITLQRPLLVKGEPGTGKTMLAEEVAQALDMPLLQWHIKSTTKAQQGLYEYDAVSRLRDSQLADVDGGQRVKDIQNYIIKGVLWQAFTADQPVALLIDEIDKADIEFPNDLLREIDRMEFYCYETRELIRAKHRPLVFITSNNEKELPDAFLRRCFFHYIKFPDAETMKHIVAVHFPNLKQELLTSAMKTFYDVRNLPGLKKKPSTSELLDWLKLLVAEDIPLEALQSKDDKVAVPPLVGALLKNEQDVTLFEKLVFMQRNNR; encoded by the coding sequence ATGAAATTCAAGGGCTCAGACAACTACGTCGCCACTCAGGACCTGATGCTGGCGGTCAACGCGGCCATCACACTCCAGCGCCCGCTGCTCGTCAAGGGCGAGCCCGGCACCGGCAAGACCATGCTGGCCGAGGAAGTGGCGCAAGCGCTCGACATGCCGCTGCTGCAGTGGCACATCAAGTCGACCACCAAGGCGCAACAGGGCCTGTATGAATACGACGCCGTGAGCCGCCTGCGCGACTCGCAGCTCGCCGACGTGGACGGCGGCCAGCGCGTGAAGGACATCCAGAACTACATCATCAAGGGCGTGCTCTGGCAGGCCTTCACGGCCGACCAGCCGGTCGCGCTGCTGATCGACGAGATCGACAAGGCCGACATCGAATTCCCGAACGACCTGCTGCGCGAAATCGACCGCATGGAGTTCTACTGCTACGAGACGCGCGAACTCATTCGTGCCAAGCACCGTCCGCTGGTGTTCATCACCTCGAACAACGAGAAGGAACTGCCCGACGCGTTCCTGCGCCGCTGCTTCTTCCACTACATCAAGTTCCCCGATGCCGAGACGATGAAGCACATCGTCGCCGTGCACTTCCCGAACCTGAAGCAGGAGCTGCTCACGTCGGCAATGAAAACCTTCTACGACGTGCGCAACCTGCCCGGCCTGAAGAAGAAGCCCTCGACCTCCGAGTTGCTCGACTGGCTCAAGCTGCTCGTGGCCGAAGACATTCCGCTCGAAGCCCTGCAAAGCAAGGACGACAAGGTCGCCGTGCCGCCGCTGGTGGGCGCGCTGCTCAAGAACGAGCAAGACGTGACGCTGTTCGAGAAGCTCGTCTTCATGCAACGCAACAACCGCTGA
- a CDS encoding OmpA family protein — protein sequence MNKNFRILALVAMSASLVGCGVASKTGRDDATYYYSNKSLREVPKVEPAPPAPPPNTPAKIVYFDFDKYDVRAGDRSIVEAHAGYMRNRPASRVVIEGHTDLRGGREYNLALGQRRAEAVQRMLTQMGVPGERIEAVSWGIEKPASLATTEEGHQLNRRAEFSYR from the coding sequence ATGAACAAGAATTTCCGGATACTGGCCCTCGTGGCAATGAGCGCAAGCCTCGTTGGGTGCGGTGTGGCCTCCAAGACGGGTCGCGACGACGCGACCTACTACTACTCCAACAAGAGCCTGCGCGAAGTGCCCAAGGTGGAGCCGGCGCCCCCGGCGCCGCCGCCGAACACGCCGGCCAAGATCGTCTACTTCGACTTCGACAAATACGACGTCAGGGCGGGCGACCGCAGCATCGTCGAGGCGCACGCGGGCTACATGCGCAACCGGCCGGCGAGCCGCGTCGTGATCGAAGGCCACACCGACCTGCGCGGCGGCCGCGAGTACAACCTTGCGCTCGGCCAGCGCCGCGCCGAGGCCGTGCAACGCATGCTCACGCAGATGGGCGTGCCGGGCGAACGCATCGAAGCCGTCAGCTGGGGCATTGAAAAGCCCGCATCGCTTGCCACCACCGAGGAGGGCCATCAGCTCAATCGCCGCGCCGAATTCAGCTACCGCTGA
- a CDS encoding c-type cytochrome, whose amino-acid sequence MNKLLTTMFALAVACVTLSAQAQQVTGKPQDGAKKVQMCVGCHGIIGYQASFPEIHKVPMIAGQSATYISAALTAYKGGDRKHPTMRAIADSLTEQDIADLSAYYSQLGVKEGDAPPAAPAKAASENVQALIARDKDNSCTKCHGANFNTPNDGTVPKLAGQHADYLFVALKSYRVKNNPHLGRSNAVMAAQVEPKKFTNAELKTLATYISSLPGELKIVPESRLHHAPQ is encoded by the coding sequence ATGAACAAGTTGTTGACCACGATGTTTGCCCTTGCTGTCGCTTGCGTGACGCTCTCGGCACAAGCCCAGCAAGTCACTGGCAAGCCCCAGGACGGCGCCAAGAAGGTCCAGATGTGCGTGGGTTGCCACGGCATCATCGGCTACCAGGCGAGCTTCCCCGAGATCCACAAGGTCCCGATGATTGCGGGCCAGAGCGCCACCTACATCTCGGCCGCGCTCACCGCGTACAAGGGTGGTGACCGCAAGCACCCGACGATGCGCGCCATCGCCGACAGCCTCACCGAACAAGACATCGCCGACCTCTCGGCCTACTACAGCCAGCTCGGCGTGAAGGAAGGCGATGCACCGCCGGCTGCACCGGCCAAGGCCGCATCCGAGAACGTCCAGGCGCTCATCGCGCGCGACAAGGACAACAGCTGCACCAAGTGCCACGGCGCCAACTTCAACACGCCGAACGACGGCACCGTGCCCAAGCTGGCCGGCCAGCACGCCGACTACCTGTTCGTCGCGCTCAAGTCGTACCGCGTGAAGAACAACCCGCACCTCGGCCGTTCGAACGCCGTGATGGCCGCGCAGGTCGAGCCCAAGAAGTTCACCAACGCCGAACTGAAGACCCTGGCCACCTACATCAGCTCGCTGCCTGGCGAACTGAAGATCGTGCCGGAGTCGCGCCTGCATCACGCGCCTCAGTAA
- a CDS encoding LysR substrate-binding domain-containing protein, producing the protein MKKSPAELRQDFVRNVQLRHLRAFVAVAQERHLARAAERLALSQPAVSKTLSELEAVVGTRLVERSQAGRRGVQGLTPAGEQLLAHALRVLEAMDASAQAVAPAAGGRIERLRIGALPSVAPALLPVALARLREGWPAVQILVKSAANAVLLDELRAGELDLVVGRMSDPRLMGGLSFELLHTEPLVFAVRAGHPLALKPAPVQAVLDYPLVVYGEGTAPRHNTESFLSARGLALPPNALQTLDVAVARALVAVSDAVWITPLGAARSELADGRLVRLPIDTTGTEEPVGLLQRSEAEPSPLRAAMAGLLREAAKAQGALPSRKGTPRVSG; encoded by the coding sequence TTGAAAAAGTCTCCCGCCGAGCTTCGCCAGGATTTCGTGCGCAACGTGCAGCTGCGGCACCTGCGCGCCTTTGTCGCGGTCGCGCAGGAGCGCCACCTGGCGCGCGCGGCCGAGCGGCTGGCACTGAGCCAGCCGGCGGTGTCGAAGACGCTGTCGGAACTCGAGGCCGTGGTCGGCACCCGGCTGGTGGAGCGCAGCCAGGCCGGACGCCGCGGTGTGCAGGGCCTCACGCCGGCCGGCGAACAGCTGCTGGCCCACGCTCTGCGCGTGCTCGAAGCGATGGACGCCAGCGCGCAGGCCGTGGCGCCGGCGGCGGGCGGGCGCATCGAGCGCCTGCGCATCGGCGCCTTGCCGAGCGTGGCGCCCGCGCTGCTGCCGGTGGCGCTGGCGCGGCTGCGCGAGGGCTGGCCGGCGGTGCAGATCCTGGTGAAGAGCGCGGCCAACGCCGTGCTGCTCGACGAGCTGCGCGCCGGCGAGCTTGATCTGGTGGTCGGCCGCATGAGCGATCCGCGCCTCATGGGCGGCCTGAGCTTCGAGCTGCTGCACACCGAGCCGCTGGTGTTCGCCGTGCGCGCCGGCCATCCGCTTGCACTCAAGCCGGCGCCGGTGCAGGCGGTGCTCGACTATCCGCTGGTCGTGTACGGCGAGGGCACGGCGCCGCGCCACAACACCGAGAGCTTCCTGTCGGCGCGCGGCCTGGCGCTGCCGCCCAATGCCTTGCAGACGCTCGACGTGGCGGTGGCGCGTGCGCTGGTGGCGGTGTCGGATGCGGTGTGGATCACGCCGCTGGGTGCCGCGCGCAGCGAACTGGCCGACGGCCGCCTGGTGCGCCTGCCGATCGACACCACCGGCACCGAGGAGCCCGTCGGCCTGTTGCAGCGCAGCGAGGCCGAGCCGTCGCCGTTGCGCGCCGCGATGGCGGGGCTGCTGCGCGAGGCGGCGAAGGCGCAGGGCGCGTTGCCGTCGCGAAAAGGAACGCCGCGCGTTTCCGGCTGA
- the pcaG gene encoding protocatechuate 3,4-dioxygenase subunit alpha — MPLMTAQAADFGQTPSQTVGPYFAYGLTATQYGYNFNQPFDAVLALDTASGQRIRLEGRVIDGDGNTIHDALIEISQPDGEGRYPQTPDEARALGFRAFGRVGTGTDAQHRFVFHTVKPGAQAPGEAPHINVIVLMRGLLLHAFTRVYFSDEAEANAKDAVLQSVPADRRHTLIAERIEQGGAVTYRFDIRMQGADETAFFDV; from the coding sequence ATGCCATTGATGACCGCCCAGGCAGCCGACTTCGGCCAGACCCCGTCCCAGACCGTGGGCCCCTACTTTGCGTACGGTCTCACCGCCACGCAGTACGGCTACAACTTCAACCAACCCTTCGACGCCGTGCTGGCGCTGGACACCGCCAGCGGCCAGCGCATCCGCCTCGAAGGCCGCGTGATCGACGGCGACGGCAACACGATCCATGACGCACTGATCGAGATCAGCCAGCCCGACGGCGAAGGCCGCTACCCGCAGACGCCCGACGAGGCCCGCGCCCTGGGCTTTCGCGCCTTCGGCCGCGTCGGCACGGGCACCGACGCGCAGCACCGCTTCGTGTTCCACACCGTCAAGCCCGGCGCACAAGCGCCCGGCGAAGCGCCGCACATCAACGTGATCGTGCTGATGCGCGGCCTGCTGCTGCATGCGTTCACGCGCGTGTACTTCAGCGACGAGGCCGAAGCCAACGCGAAGGACGCGGTGCTGCAGAGCGTGCCGGCCGATCGCCGCCACACGCTGATCGCCGAGCGCATCGAACAAGGCGGCGCGGTGACGTACCGCTTCGACATCCGCATGCAGGGCGCGGACGAGACGGCCTTCTTCGACGTCTGA
- a CDS encoding DUF1841 family protein, producing the protein MFNPSQEDVRRFFCDVYAKHRQGLPMEPLESIAAGWIDEHPEYHEDLIDADAAVARVYDGSNGRENPFLHLSMHLSISEQCSIDQPRGIRQAVELLAARRGSLLHAHHEAMDCLGQMMWESQRAGRPPDGDGYVACVQRRATKD; encoded by the coding sequence ATGTTCAATCCCTCCCAGGAAGACGTGCGCCGCTTCTTCTGCGACGTGTACGCCAAGCACCGGCAGGGCCTGCCGATGGAGCCGCTGGAAAGCATCGCGGCCGGCTGGATCGACGAGCACCCCGAGTACCACGAGGACCTGATCGACGCCGACGCAGCGGTGGCGCGGGTCTATGACGGATCGAACGGCCGCGAGAACCCGTTCCTTCACTTGTCGATGCACCTGTCGATCAGCGAGCAGTGCTCCATCGACCAGCCGCGCGGCATCCGCCAGGCCGTCGAGCTGCTGGCCGCGCGCCGCGGCTCGCTATTGCACGCGCATCACGAGGCGATGGATTGCCTGGGTCAGATGATGTGGGAGAGCCAGCGCGCGGGGCGTCCGCCGGATGGCGATGGCTACGTGGCCTGCGTGCAGCGCCGCGCCACGAAGGACTGA
- a CDS encoding autotransporter assembly complex protein TamA encodes MVRVAFVLSPALWPALLFSGVLLLQGCSLLPKKEAADTGASTVGVVRSGDSKGDTAKDDDGKAKADGRRRAFTVDVRGPETERDYLTRHLEIQRYRELDDLGVTEVSRLMVAAEANARELLGTLGYFTPTLTLELKETPDGTEAPREVVITVAPGERTKVSTVQIRYAGQIADDPTAEAQRDAIRTGWALRAGEPFTQGAWDDAKTTALRSLTARRFPTGSVEVSRAEIDADRHEARLGVTYQSGPAYKFGPLVLRGVERYDADAARRIARLPTGTDYDQQKLLDAQQRLASSGYYDSVFLTLDTDNNTPLAAPVIAQLREAPLQKVVMGVGFTTDNGPRLSIDHTHNRMPLLGWRAVSRLSLDNDIQSLGTEWNAVPNDRGWRWFAGGELKSEQSGSYVVDSGRLRGGRNKSSDHIDRSYFLQYDYAHNRGIDAPPSASAVTANWGWTGRYFDDNAAPSRGYGLALEMAAGYTLTGQQLPFTRTYARFLGVLPLGAADDKNARARRSRLQMRLEAGAVAAKDIAQIPSTLMFLTGGDTTVRGYSYKQIGTVRADGQTVAGRYLGVASLEWQRPFVYKDKLTEWESVVFVDAGAVADKPGELKPKVGVGVGARWRSPVGPVQADLAYGVDSKKFRLHFRLGFTF; translated from the coding sequence ATGGTCAGGGTGGCATTCGTTCTTTCGCCGGCGTTGTGGCCGGCTTTGCTTTTTTCCGGCGTCCTGCTCTTGCAAGGCTGCAGCCTGCTGCCTAAAAAAGAGGCGGCGGACACGGGCGCGTCCACGGTCGGCGTGGTGCGCAGTGGCGACAGCAAAGGCGACACCGCCAAGGACGACGACGGCAAGGCCAAGGCCGACGGCCGGCGTCGCGCCTTCACCGTCGATGTGCGCGGCCCGGAGACCGAGCGCGACTACCTCACGCGCCACCTCGAAATCCAGCGCTACCGCGAGCTCGACGACCTGGGCGTGACCGAGGTCTCGCGCCTCATGGTCGCGGCCGAGGCCAATGCACGCGAGCTGCTGGGCACGCTGGGCTACTTCACGCCCACGCTCACGCTCGAGCTCAAGGAAACGCCCGACGGCACCGAGGCCCCGCGCGAGGTCGTCATCACCGTCGCGCCCGGCGAGCGCACCAAGGTGTCGACCGTGCAGATCCGCTACGCCGGCCAGATCGCCGACGACCCCACCGCCGAAGCGCAGCGCGACGCCATCCGCACCGGCTGGGCGCTGCGCGCCGGCGAGCCCTTCACCCAGGGCGCGTGGGACGACGCCAAGACCACCGCGCTGCGCAGCCTCACGGCCAGGCGCTTTCCCACCGGCAGCGTGGAAGTCAGCCGCGCCGAGATCGACGCCGATCGCCACGAGGCCCGGCTCGGCGTGACCTACCAGTCGGGCCCGGCCTACAAGTTCGGCCCGCTCGTGCTGCGCGGCGTGGAGCGCTACGACGCCGACGCCGCGCGCCGCATCGCGCGCCTGCCCACCGGCACCGACTACGACCAGCAGAAGCTGCTCGACGCGCAGCAGCGCCTGGCCAGCAGCGGCTACTACGACTCGGTGTTCCTCACGCTCGACACCGACAACAACACGCCGCTGGCCGCGCCCGTGATCGCCCAGCTGCGCGAGGCGCCGCTGCAGAAGGTGGTGATGGGCGTCGGCTTCACCACCGACAACGGCCCGCGCCTGTCGATCGACCACACCCACAACCGCATGCCGCTGCTCGGCTGGCGCGCGGTGTCGCGGCTCTCGCTCGACAACGACATCCAGTCGCTGGGCACCGAGTGGAACGCCGTGCCCAACGACCGCGGCTGGCGCTGGTTTGCCGGCGGCGAACTCAAGAGCGAGCAGTCGGGCAGCTACGTGGTCGACAGCGGCCGGCTGCGCGGCGGGCGCAACAAGTCGAGCGACCACATCGACCGCAGCTACTTCCTGCAGTACGACTACGCGCACAACCGCGGCATCGACGCGCCGCCCTCGGCCTCGGCCGTCACCGCCAACTGGGGCTGGACCGGTCGCTACTTCGACGACAACGCGGCGCCCTCGCGCGGCTACGGCCTGGCGCTCGAAATGGCCGCGGGCTACACGCTCACGGGCCAACAGCTGCCCTTCACCCGCACCTACGCGCGCTTTCTCGGCGTGCTGCCGCTGGGCGCGGCCGACGACAAGAACGCCCGCGCGCGCCGTAGCCGGCTGCAGATGCGCCTGGAGGCCGGCGCCGTCGCCGCCAAGGACATCGCGCAGATCCCGTCCACGCTGATGTTCCTGACCGGCGGCGACACCACCGTGCGCGGCTACAGCTACAAGCAGATCGGCACCGTGCGCGCCGACGGCCAGACCGTGGCGGGCCGCTACCTCGGCGTGGCCAGCCTCGAATGGCAGCGCCCCTTCGTCTACAAGGACAAGCTCACCGAATGGGAGAGCGTGGTGTTCGTCGATGCCGGCGCCGTGGCCGACAAGCCCGGCGAGCTCAAGCCCAAGGTCGGCGTGGGCGTCGGTGCACGCTGGCGCAGCCCCGTCGGCCCCGTGCAGGCCGACCTGGCCTACGGCGTCGACTCGAAGAAATTCCGCCTGCACTTCCGTCTCGGCTTCACCTTCTGA
- a CDS encoding GNAT family N-acetyltransferase, giving the protein MAFVEPVTLKARGIALVPLALPHEDGLRAAAADGELWKLRVTSVPEPQDTRAYIETALKTADRFAFAVTDEATGTVLGSTSFHDILPGVKRVEIGYTWYAARCHRTHVNTTCKLLMLTHAFDTLGCHVVGWRTDNFNFASQRAIERLGAKKDGVIRGHVMRRDGTIRDTVMYSLRAGEWPEVKAQLQYLLDRPRD; this is encoded by the coding sequence ATGGCGTTCGTCGAACCTGTCACCCTGAAGGCCCGCGGCATCGCGCTGGTGCCGCTCGCACTCCCCCACGAAGACGGCCTGCGCGCCGCGGCCGCCGACGGCGAGCTGTGGAAGCTGCGCGTCACCTCCGTGCCCGAGCCGCAGGACACGCGCGCCTACATCGAGACCGCCCTCAAAACGGCCGACCGCTTCGCCTTCGCCGTGACCGACGAGGCCACCGGCACGGTGCTCGGCAGCACGAGCTTTCACGACATCCTGCCGGGCGTGAAGCGCGTCGAAATTGGCTACACCTGGTACGCCGCGCGCTGCCACCGCACCCACGTCAACACCACCTGCAAGCTGCTGATGCTCACGCACGCATTCGACACGCTCGGCTGCCACGTGGTGGGCTGGCGCACCGACAACTTCAACTTCGCCTCGCAGCGCGCCATCGAGCGCCTGGGCGCGAAGAAAGACGGCGTGATCCGCGGCCACGTGATGCGCCGCGACGGCACCATCCGCGACACCGTCATGTACAGCCTGCGCGCGGGCGAATGGCCCGAGGTGAAGGCCCAGCTGCAGTACCTGCTCGACCGGCCGCGCGACTGA
- the pcaH gene encoding protocatechuate 3,4-dioxygenase subunit beta → MTKTPGAQPVLTPRDWEAHPSYIYPGYKSTGKRGPQKPLIPLKASLGELQQPVYGHDSIGAFDHDLTRNARVNGEPLGERMILTGQVLDERRRPVANTLVELWQANASGRYVHKVDQHDAPLDPNFLGAGRCLTDSEGRYRFLTIKPGAYPWGNHPNAWRPQHIHLSLFGQSFASRLVTQMYFPGDPLLQYDPMVTGTPERYRNRLIADFSLDITEEGYALGYQFDMVLRGADETPFENR, encoded by the coding sequence ATGACCAAGACCCCCGGCGCCCAGCCCGTCCTCACCCCGCGCGACTGGGAAGCCCACCCCAGCTACATCTACCCCGGCTACAAGTCGACCGGCAAGCGCGGCCCGCAGAAGCCGCTCATTCCGCTGAAGGCCTCGCTCGGCGAACTGCAGCAGCCCGTGTACGGCCACGACAGCATCGGCGCGTTCGACCACGACCTCACGCGCAACGCGCGCGTCAACGGCGAGCCGCTGGGCGAACGCATGATCCTCACGGGCCAGGTGCTCGACGAGCGCCGCCGCCCGGTCGCCAACACGCTGGTCGAGCTGTGGCAGGCCAATGCCTCGGGCCGCTACGTGCACAAGGTCGACCAGCACGACGCCCCGCTCGACCCCAACTTTCTGGGCGCGGGCCGCTGCCTGACCGACAGCGAAGGCCGCTACCGCTTCCTCACCATCAAGCCCGGCGCCTACCCCTGGGGCAACCACCCGAACGCCTGGCGTCCGCAGCACATCCACCTGTCGCTGTTCGGCCAGAGCTTCGCGAGCCGCCTCGTGACGCAGATGTACTTCCCCGGCGACCCGCTGCTGCAGTACGACCCGATGGTCACCGGCACGCCCGAGCGCTACCGCAACCGCCTGATTGCCGACTTCAGCCTCGACATCACCGAGGAAGGCTATGCCCTGGGCTACCAGTTCGACATGGTGCTGCGCGGCGCCGATGAAACGCCGTTCGAGAACCGCTGA
- a CDS encoding vWA domain-containing protein, translating to MLIDFFYTLRSAKLPVSVKEYLTLLEALKADVVGPNSDGAYGIDDFYYLSRTALVKDEKHYDKFDRAFAAYFKGVEMLTDFTKEVPLDWLKKTLEREFTAEEKAKIEKMGWDELMETLKKRFEEQKERHEGGSKWIGTGGTSPFGNGGYNPQGIRIGGAGKNKSAVKVWDQRAYKDYDDTQELGTRNIKVALRRLRKFAREGNVEELDLDNTIHSTAANAGYLDIKMRPERHNNVKVLLLMDVGGTMDEHIQRVEELFSAVKTEFKHLEFYYFHNCVYDFMWKNNKRRFSEKFATWDILRKYNKDYKLIFVGDATMSPYEILQPGGSVEYNNEEAGAEWIQRLTHTFPKFAWINPEPQGVWQYRQSIAVMQQLMSNRMYPLTLRGLEEAMRMLSK from the coding sequence ATGCTCATCGACTTCTTCTACACGCTGCGTTCGGCCAAGCTGCCGGTGTCGGTCAAGGAATACCTCACGCTGCTCGAGGCGCTCAAGGCCGACGTGGTGGGCCCGAACTCCGACGGCGCCTACGGCATCGACGACTTCTACTACCTCTCGCGCACCGCGCTCGTGAAGGACGAGAAGCACTACGACAAGTTCGACCGCGCCTTCGCCGCCTACTTCAAGGGCGTCGAGATGCTCACCGACTTCACCAAGGAAGTGCCGCTCGACTGGCTCAAGAAGACGCTCGAACGCGAGTTCACGGCCGAAGAGAAAGCCAAGATCGAGAAGATGGGCTGGGACGAGCTCATGGAAACGCTCAAGAAGCGCTTCGAAGAGCAGAAAGAGCGCCACGAAGGCGGCAGCAAGTGGATCGGCACCGGCGGCACCTCGCCCTTCGGCAACGGCGGCTACAACCCACAGGGCATCCGCATCGGCGGCGCGGGCAAGAACAAGAGCGCCGTGAAGGTGTGGGACCAGCGCGCCTACAAGGACTACGACGACACGCAGGAACTGGGCACGCGCAACATCAAGGTCGCGCTGCGCCGGCTGCGCAAGTTCGCGCGCGAAGGCAACGTGGAAGAGCTGGACCTGGACAACACCATCCACTCGACCGCGGCCAACGCCGGCTACCTCGACATCAAGATGCGGCCCGAGCGCCACAACAACGTCAAGGTGCTGCTGCTGATGGACGTGGGCGGCACGATGGACGAGCACATCCAGCGCGTCGAAGAGCTGTTCTCGGCCGTGAAGACCGAGTTCAAGCACCTGGAGTTCTATTACTTCCACAACTGCGTCTACGACTTCATGTGGAAGAACAACAAGCGCCGCTTCTCCGAGAAGTTCGCGACCTGGGACATCCTGCGCAAGTACAACAAAGACTACAAATTGATCTTCGTGGGCGACGCCACGATGAGTCCTTACGAAATTTTGCAACCTGGCGGCAGCGTCGAATACAACAACGAAGAGGCCGGCGCCGAATGGATCCAGCGCCTCACGCACACCTTCCCCAAGTTCGCCTGGATCAACCCCGAGCCCCAGGGCGTGTGGCAGTACCGCCAGAGCATCGCGGTGATGCAGCAACTGATGTCCAACCGCATGTATCCGCTCACGCTGCGCGGCCTCGAAGAGGCGATGCGCATGCTGTCCAAGTAA